The Candidatus Woesearchaeota archaeon genome contains the following window.
AATACGTATCCTAATGGCCGTCCATTGATGTATTACGCACCGGGGTTCAACATCGTGGCGCGGAAGGTTGCACCATGAGTATCTTCAACAACAAAAAAGCCCACGGCCCGATTGACATCGGCTCCAAGATTATTCTGGTCATCTTGGGTATTGTTTTTATCAAGCTCGCGGTGAGCGGCGTGAGCCTGCCGCCGACGGTGCTGCTGTTTTTTGGCATATTCCTTATCATCTCGCAAATTTTAAGTTTTTTCATGTAAAAATTTATAAATAATGCTTCTGATTATACTCTCATCAAAAGAGGTATATATCATGGAACTTGTCCGGCTCGGCTTTCGCACCAAAATGATGCTGCTGCTCGGTGCAGGCTATCCCATTCTGACGTTCTTGTCGGTTATCATCCTTTCCTATTGTATTGACAACACCAAAGGCGGGCTGTGCTCAAAGCTCATTGGCAACATCCAGTCAATCTGGTCGCTGTGGATTGTGTGCACGATGTTGGTCCTGCTGATGCTGTTCTTGGGCAAGAAGGAAGACGAGGAAGAGAAAAATAAAGATTAAAGATATAAAAAATTAAAGGTCAATCACCACAAACGCTTTCCATATTCCTTTTTCTTTGGTCACACTGAAGCGGTGTAGTGTGACCGCTTTCAAGTCGTGGAGAAGATCTTGCTTTTTCTTTCCACTGCGGTCGATGGTGTCACCAAACACCGTGGAAGTTGCCTTCCATACTTTTGTTTTTTTGTTCTGGGTGACGCTGACGTCAATTTTTCGATACACCATCCCCTTAGTGTCCTTCACATAGATGAGTTCGTCGAGAAAGTCAAACAGCAGTTTTTCGATGTCAGTATTTTTGAGCAGTATCTTCTT
Protein-coding sequences here:
- a CDS encoding archease: MPFHLKENMITADLAFEANATTISGLFKSCAQAVAESSASPKTIAARIKKKILLKNTDIEKLLFDFLDELIYVKDTKGMVYRKIDVSVTQNKKTKVWKATSTVFGDTIDRSGKKKQDLLHDLKAVTLHRFSVTKEKGIWKAFVVIDL